From Thermonema lapsum, the proteins below share one genomic window:
- a CDS encoding 3-hydroxyanthranilate 3,4-dioxygenase: MAKMNVINLMRWIEAHQEVLKPPVGNKEIYPEGDFIVMVVAGPNARKDYHFNEGPEFFYQIKGDIVLKVVEDGEFRDITIREGEIYMLNRRIPHSPQRPAGSIGLVIEERRRPEQTDGFIWYCDNCHEKLHEVYLKLKDIEKQLPEVFKAFKENKELHKCRNCGAVLELP, from the coding sequence ATGGCAAAGATGAATGTAATCAACTTGATGAGGTGGATAGAAGCACACCAAGAGGTGCTTAAACCACCGGTAGGGAACAAGGAGATTTATCCCGAAGGTGATTTTATTGTAATGGTAGTAGCGGGTCCGAATGCCCGTAAAGACTATCATTTCAATGAAGGACCGGAGTTTTTCTATCAAATAAAAGGCGATATCGTGTTGAAGGTAGTGGAAGATGGTGAGTTTCGCGACATTACCATCCGTGAAGGCGAGATTTACATGCTAAACCGGCGCATCCCCCATTCGCCTCAGCGCCCAGCTGGTAGCATAGGCTTGGTAATTGAAGAACGCCGCCGACCCGAACAAACCGATGGCTTCATCTGGTATTGCGACAACTGCCATGAAAAACTGCACGAGGTTTACTTGAAATTGAAAGACATAGAGAAGCAATTGCCGGAGGTATTCAAAGCATTTAAAGAAAACAAGGAGTTGCACAAATGCCGGAACTGTGGCGCTGTGCTTGAACTGCCCTGA